The genomic stretch AACTTCCAAGAGAATCCCTCGGTCGATACTGGGGTTGCCGCAGCTCAGGCCTTCATCAACAACGCCCTCGACTCTGTTGCGATCCTTCTGCCGGGAGTCCCTGGGGGAGCGGGCCTTCTCAACAAGGGAGTTCAAAAGGCCGATGACATCGTCGATGTCGTGAAGGCCACAGATTCAAATCCTGCAGGCTCCTATCGGCCCGATCGAACGCTGCCGCGAGATGAATACGGAAACGCGATTCCTGACGTCAACCTCCCACACACTCAACTCGGCAGGCGAAGTAGTGCAAAGAGCGGAGAGTACACTCAGGCCCGTGAATTCGGTCACGATGGCGAAAAGGTCCGCGATGTTGACTTCACCAATCATGGCCGTGGAGACCATCCCGATCCCCATCAGCATCGCTACGATCCCTCCACAGGGAAGCGTCTTCGTGCAGAAGAGCTCCGGTACTAGCCTTCTTCATACCTTAGAGAGGTGAACATGAAGACCGTTCAGATTAGAGATAGTGACAGGTCGGGTTGTCTGGAAGTGAGCTTCGAAGATGTCCTGAGGATCGTTCTTCCTATCTGGAAAGGGCGATCCTGGCGCCTTCTGGAGATGGAGGCTGTGAGTTCCGGCGAGATCAATGTCGCCGCAATCGAAGCCCAATTGTCGGATAGTCCTGGCGGTATTGAATACTCCGGCCCAGACTTGATGACGCTGGCGCTTGGCCTGTTCCAGGAGATCAACTTGGTTGCTTGCGTTCCAGTTGATGATCGGAGACTGCCGCGTTTCCCGATGGATGAGGATTACTACCGTTCAGTGGAACTAAGTCTGATGTGCCACGACAGTGATCTCTGGGAGATTGTGACAAGCAGCGAGGTCGCTCATGCTCGGATCAGAGAGCGCTTTCGTGACGTCGAAATTCATTCCGGTCTTCCCGAGCATTGAGGTTCGGTTTCGGTTCAGGCTATTTTGATTCTCTTCTTCGGCGCAGTAGGCATGGTCGAGGCTCTGGGCTTCTCGGGCGCGAGTTCGGCGTGTCTCCTCTCGAGATCTTGAGGAGCGCAGAATGATGGTTCATTATTTGGCCTACTCAGATCTCGATCGCGCGATGCCGGAGCTCGGAGGGCCGGTCGCAGCCTTGCTCGATTGTGAGGACGAGAGGCATCGAGGAAACGGCCTCTTGCGGACTGCAGTTGAGAGCCTGATTGAAGCTGGGTGTGTCTATTTCGTCTCTTTCGGGCCTAGAGCTGAGGAAGTTCACGATTTCATTGATGATCTTTTGGCTTACGCTGGCCTGAAGGACATCATGACGACCTTCCATGATGAAGAGACCGCTGAAGATGTGGCTAACTTCTTCGTGGCCATTGCGATGCAGAAGGTGAGAGAGGGGCTCACTCTTTCAGGAGAGAGGAATCGTTGGGAGGGCGTTTTCGCGAGGATAGACGGTGGCGAGATTTCGCCATAGGCGTGATTGTTGGGAATGGACGGTCTTCCTTGGTTCCCGTTCAGTCAGTCGAAGGTGCGTCCGAGGAAGAAGTAGAAGGAGTCGTCGCCTTGGTCGGTTTGGGCGTAGCCGAGGTAGACGGGGCCGATGAAGGTCTTGCGGCCGATGTAGGCGAGGGCGGAGTAGACGAGATCGCCGAGGTCGAGGTCGCTGGCGTCGTCCCAGGTGTTGCCGGCTTCGAGGGCGATGCCGGCGTAGAGTTTTGGACGCATTTCGCGATAGACGCCGACGGAGGCGAGGGCGAGGGCGTCGCCGCGCAGCGCCTGGGGGCGGAGGCCGGAGAGGTTGAAAAAGCCACCGAGGTCGAGCTCGGCGTAGTCGGGGAGCTCGGTGGAGAGGGCGCTGCCGTAGGCGGCGCCGCCGAAGAAGGTGGTTCGACCGCGCGAGGCGGCGCCGAAGAGCTGGCCCTCGACGAGGTCGAATTCGTCGTCGGCGCCGAGGCTAGCGTCGGACCGGAAGACCTCGAAGCGAGCCAGCGATCCCGAGCGCGGGAACTCGATCTCGTCAAGGCGGTCAAAGGTGAGCTCGGCGCCTATTCCGCCGGTGTCGGCCTCGACCAGGTTGCGAATCCGCGAGCTGTTACCGCGGACTCGGCCGCTTTGGACGCCGAACCGGATCTCGCCATAATTCCCGAATTGCACTCCGACGTCGACTCCGATGTCGAACTGGTCGAAGTCGATGCCGCCGAGCTCGCCGGTGGGCTCGACGAGTTCGTCCTCGAGCCACTGGACAAACGGGGCGATGAAGGTGAAGCCGCGATAGTCGAGGGGCTGGAAGAACTCGCTGAAAATCCGCTCCTGGTCGCCAAGAGTGGTCAGGAGCTTCCATTCGGCACCGAGGCGATTGATCTGTGTTCGGCGGTAGTTGGCGATGGCCAGGAACTCCGACTCTCCTTCCAGATTGGCTTCGAGCTGAAGGCCCGGTTGGAGATAGCCAGCCGGTGCCCACTGACGCTCTTCGACCTCGATGACGAGTCGGGTACCGGCGGGGAGAGCCTCGAAGCGGAAGTCGACCTGCTCGAACTCCTCGAGCTGATAGATGCGGCTGAGGTCGCGGCCGAGCTGTTCGAAGTTGAGAAGCTGCCCCGGCTGGGTCCGCAGGCGCGCGGTGATCTGACGCGCGGCAACGCGCTCGGCGCCGCGCACCACCACCTCGGCGAGGAGCGGATCGGGGACTGCCCGCTGCTGCTGGCGGCGCTGTTCGAATTGCTCGAAGCGATCTTCCGAGACGGCGAAGGGCTGCAGGTCGAGCCGGTTCTCCTGGGCAGCTCGACGACCGAGCGCGATGGCTTCGCCGACGCGCTGGAAGCTGGCCGCCGAGATGTCGCCGAGGTCGGGAGACAGCAGTAGGTCGTTCGGGCGAATCTGGTCGCGGGAAGCTTCCACGTTGCGCTTGTTGATGACGCTGAAGGTCTGGAACATGACGGTGAAGAAGGACTCGGTGCCCTTGAGGGATCTCGGAGGGGTTCCGATGTCGATGGCCAAGACGCGGTCGCCGGGCCGGTCGGCGCACAGCTCGCGGGCGACGTCGACGGGCAGATTGCGCACGATGCCGCCATCGACCAGGGTACGACCATCGATCTCAACCGGCGTGAAGGCGCCGGGGATCGACATGCTGGCGCGCAGCGCCTCGGCCAGAGAGCCGCCCTCGAGCACCACCATTTCGCCACTGTCGAGGTCCGCCGCAATGGCGCGGAAGGGGAGGGGGAGACGGTCGAAGTCGTCGAGGGTGGCGGCGGGCAGGGTGAGGCGCCGGAGCAGAAAGCCGAGCTTTCGGCCTGCGATCAGGCCGGCCGGAGCGCGAAGGCCACGGCGCGAGACGCCCAACTCGATGGGAAAGAGGGGGAGGAAGTCGTCTTGCTTGCGCCGAAAGGAGGTGCGTTTGCGCGGCGGAGCGTCGTCGAAGACGTCTCTCCAGTCGGTGTCGCGCAGGTGCCCCTCGAGCTCCGCCGGAGTCCAGCCGGCGGCGTAGAGGCCCCCGACGATGGCCCCCATGCTGGTGCCGACGACGCAGTCGACGGCCACTTGCTGTTCTTCCAAGACCTGGAGCAGGCCGACGTGTGCCGCCCCGCGGGCTCCGCCTCCGCTGAGCACCAGGGCGGTGCGGGGGCGGTGGTCTTCCAGGGCGGGCAGCGACCCGCTGGCTGGGTTCGCCATGGCGCCGAAGAGGCCGGCCGCCAGGAGCACCAGGAGGGCCGGCCTCGATGCTCTCCGACGCCGACTGGCGCCGCCCGAGGTGCGTGATTCGGTTTGCATCTCGAACATTCTCCTCAGTCGAGGTACCCGAGGGCTTTGAGCTGCTCGCGGAGCTCGCGATCATCGGTGCGAGCTGCCTCAGCGGTGGCGCCCTCGTCGTGCCACAGCACGATGGAGGGCAGAGATTCTTCTTCGTGGTCGGCGATTTGCCAGGTCCCATGGCGCTGCGCCAGCACGGTGCGCTCACCGAGCTCGGCGACGGCGAACCGAAAGCGCTCACCGTCGTCGATAGCGAGACCCAGGAAGTCGGTCAGCAGGCGGCGTCGAAAGACCAAGGTGTAGCTGCTGCCCGGCGGTACCTCGAAGGCGATTCGCTGCTGGTCTAGCCAGGTGACACAAGCGCAAGGTAGGTCGAGGGCTTTGAGGCCCGTGGGTACGAATCGCTGGCCCTCGAGGGTGCCCTGAACGGTCTCCGCGGAAGGATTGTGGAAGCGGAGAAACAGGCCGCGGGGATTCTCGCTTAGGCGCTGACTCGCCCAGCGCCTCAGGGCCTCGATCTCCCGCGGATCGGCGGCCGACCCGCCGCCAGGGTGACCAATCTCGGCGTGAGGTCGCCAAGCGGTGTCGTCGAAGGTGAAAACGCCGCGGCGGCCGAGGTCGGCCTGAAGACCTCCGTTGCTGCCACCGGCATAGCTCCAGGTGCTGCGCGGGCCGTCGGATTCGCCCGCCATGAGCGGGAGCAGGGAGGTGCCGTCGAGGCCTGCGAGGGGCTCGGCACCGACCAGCTCGAGCAGCGTTGGCAGGAGATCGACGCTGCCCACCGGCCGCTCGATGCGGCGCCCTGCGCCGAGTCCCTCGGGGGTCGAGATCAACAGCGGTACCCGCAGGTTCTCGGGGCGCAGGTAAGCGTGGCTGGCGAGGCCGTCCTCGCCCAGCAACTCGCCGTGATCGGAGGTGATCACGATCACCGTGTCGCGATCCAGGGCGAGCTCTTCGAGGCCTGCGAGAAGGCGACCGATCTGGACGTCGGTGTAGGCGATGGCGCTGTCGTAGAGATCGCCCGGGAGGTCCTTCTCGGCTGCCGTCAAGGGGCGGTCCTGGGGCGCCTCGCCCGGCGCCGCACGCGTTTCCAGGGCGAAGCCGTAGCGGGTCTTGAAGCCTTGGTCGGCGGCGCTCTTGTGCTGTCGGGTCACCAGCTTGCCGGCGAGCTTGGCACCGCCCGAGTAGGTCTCGAACCAGGGCTGCCGAGGAGTGAACGGCGAGTGGATCTCGTAGGTGTGGAATAACAGGAAGAAGCGACCCTCGGCGAGCTCGGCGAGGCGTTCGAGGGCGTGGTCGACATTGCGGGTGAGCTCGTTCTCCTGACGCTGTCGCGAGGGCCAGAAGCGAAAGCGGTCGAAGCCGCGTGCGAGGCCGTAGTCGGGGCGCAGGAAGCCACCTCCGGTGATCGCTTCGGTGGCGTAGCCGAGGTCTTGCAGGGCACCGGCGAGGGTCGCCACGTCGCCCATCCGGTCGTTGTTGTAGTTCACCCCGTGGCGCTGGGCGTCGATGCCGGTGAACATCGAGACGTGGGACGGGAGGGTCCAGGGCGAAGCGGCGAGGGCCTGTTCGAAAACGGCGGCTCCAGCGGCCCAGCGATCCAGCAGGGGCGAGGTTTGACGGTGGTGACCGTAGAGCGAGAGGCGATCGGCCCGCAAGGTGTCGAGGGAGATCAGCAGCACGTTGGGGCGATCTCGCCCCGGCCGCGGCGCGATCACCTGCGGTCGGCTCCAGGCGGCGAGGGACACGGTCGGGTCGGCGGGGGATCGGGGCGAGGTCGCGGCGAGCTCGAGGACCAGATCTTCACCGGCGATGGCGGCGAGGTCGATCGTCTCGTCGTGCCAGGGTCCTGGTTGCCGGTCCACCTCGAGGAGCGGTTCCCGGGAGCCGTCGTCATGGAGACGCTCGACGATGAGACGGGTGGCCTCTGGCCGGCTCCCGAGGAGAGCGTGACCGAGATGGAGGCGGGCGCCCCGCGGTACTTTGCCCATCGCCAGGCGGCGCGGCGAGTCGACCGGCGTCAGCCAGCCATCGCGGGCCTCGCCCTGATGGGAGACCTTCCACGGCCGGTCGACCGCCTGTCGCCATCGACTGCCATCGAACTGGCGCCGACCGCCCAGGACATAGCGCAGGGCATAGCCATCCGGAGACGAGCCTTCGATGCGCAGCCGGATGCGGTCGATGGTTCCCCGCCATCTGGGATCGGATCCCACCGCGAAGCGGTAGGTCTTGAAGAAGCGGTGGTAGGGGTGGCGCACCGGCTGGGTCAGGAAGGCGTCTGCGGTCTCCTCGCCGGACCAGCCCAGAATGACTCGGCCGCCGCGCAGGCCAGCCAGCTTGACCTCGACGAAAGCGACCTCCGCAGCGACGAGGTCCGCCGACCGCTCGATGGTGGCGACACCGCTGTCGGAGGCCATCACCACCTGATCTTTCCGGCGCTCGAGGCGGCTGTCGTGCCGGGCGCTCCAGGCAAAGCGCTCCGGGTCGCGCGAGAGCTGCCAGCGAAAGACCGTCTCGGCGGGCAACAGGCTGTCGAGATCGAGCAAGTCCGGGGGCCGAGCCACCGCCGCACGCAGCACCACTTCGTCCGCTGGCGCGGCACAGCCGGCAGCGGTGAGGAGGGCGGCGAGGAGCAGGGGGAGAAGACGACGTGGCATCGCGGATTCGGTGCCGATCATAGCGCTGCCGAACCAGCTTCGAGGGGCCGACGGCGACTTCAGCAGTGATCGCACCCTAGATCGAATCGGCGGGCGCTCGGCGAGGGTGATCGCCACGGACCGAAGGCATTCTGGATTCAACGAGATAGGGAGGGCGGTCGCAGCTCCGGGCTGGGGTAGAATTCGGCCTTCATTGACGGGTTGCTGAAAACGGGTCGCATCCGAAGGCCTTTCCGCCATCGCGGAAGGCGTCGGAGCAGGGCCCCGTCCGGCTTGGCCGAAAGCCAGTAGTCCGTCTGCCGTGCTCACCCCGCGGGGTGAGCTCGGGTCGTCGCTCGCACACGGCGGGCCGCCAGGAAACTGCAAGGGCCGAGGGAGAAGCATGGACAGAATCGCAGCAATCATCGGTTGGCTCGAACATCTGGTGTGGCAGACGGGGATTCCGGTCGGGGAGGAGCGCATTCCCTTCCTGGTGATCGCTCTGCTCGGCACCGGCCTCTTCATGACGCTGCGACTGGGATTCATCCAGGTTCGACGCCTGGTCCATGGCTTCGGCGTCACCAGTGGACGATACGACGATCCGGATGAGCCCGGCGACGTCTCCCACTTCCAGGCCCTGACCACCGCTCTGTCGGCCACCGTCGGCATCGGCAACATCGCCGGGGTGGCGATCGCGATTCACTGGGGCGGCCCG from Acidobacteriota bacterium encodes the following:
- a CDS encoding patatin-like phospholipase family protein, producing the protein MQTESRTSGGASRRRRASRPALLVLLAAGLFGAMANPASGSLPALEDHRPRTALVLSGGGARGAAHVGLLQVLEEQQVAVDCVVGTSMGAIVGGLYAAGWTPAELEGHLRDTDWRDVFDDAPPRKRTSFRRKQDDFLPLFPIELGVSRRGLRAPAGLIAGRKLGFLLRRLTLPAATLDDFDRLPLPFRAIAADLDSGEMVVLEGGSLAEALRASMSIPGAFTPVEIDGRTLVDGGIVRNLPVDVARELCADRPGDRVLAIDIGTPPRSLKGTESFFTVMFQTFSVINKRNVEASRDQIRPNDLLLSPDLGDISAASFQRVGEAIALGRRAAQENRLDLQPFAVSEDRFEQFEQRRQQQRAVPDPLLAEVVVRGAERVAARQITARLRTQPGQLLNFEQLGRDLSRIYQLEEFEQVDFRFEALPAGTRLVIEVEERQWAPAGYLQPGLQLEANLEGESEFLAIANYRRTQINRLGAEWKLLTTLGDQERIFSEFFQPLDYRGFTFIAPFVQWLEDELVEPTGELGGIDFDQFDIGVDVGVQFGNYGEIRFGVQSGRVRGNSSRIRNLVEADTGGIGAELTFDRLDEIEFPRSGSLARFEVFRSDASLGADDEFDLVEGQLFGAASRGRTTFFGGAAYGSALSTELPDYAELDLGGFFNLSGLRPQALRGDALALASVGVYREMRPKLYAGIALEAGNTWDDASDLDLGDLVYSALAYIGRKTFIGPVYLGYAQTDQGDDSFYFFLGRTFD
- a CDS encoding sulfatase; this translates as MPRRLLPLLLAALLTAAGCAAPADEVVLRAAVARPPDLLDLDSLLPAETVFRWQLSRDPERFAWSARHDSRLERRKDQVVMASDSGVATIERSADLVAAEVAFVEVKLAGLRGGRVILGWSGEETADAFLTQPVRHPYHRFFKTYRFAVGSDPRWRGTIDRIRLRIEGSSPDGYALRYVLGGRRQFDGSRWRQAVDRPWKVSHQGEARDGWLTPVDSPRRLAMGKVPRGARLHLGHALLGSRPEATRLIVERLHDDGSREPLLEVDRQPGPWHDETIDLAAIAGEDLVLELAATSPRSPADPTVSLAAWSRPQVIAPRPGRDRPNVLLISLDTLRADRLSLYGHHRQTSPLLDRWAAGAAVFEQALAASPWTLPSHVSMFTGIDAQRHGVNYNNDRMGDVATLAGALQDLGYATEAITGGGFLRPDYGLARGFDRFRFWPSRQRQENELTRNVDHALERLAELAEGRFFLLFHTYEIHSPFTPRQPWFETYSGGAKLAGKLVTRQHKSAADQGFKTRYGFALETRAAPGEAPQDRPLTAAEKDLPGDLYDSAIAYTDVQIGRLLAGLEELALDRDTVIVITSDHGELLGEDGLASHAYLRPENLRVPLLISTPEGLGAGRRIERPVGSVDLLPTLLELVGAEPLAGLDGTSLLPLMAGESDGPRSTWSYAGGSNGGLQADLGRRGVFTFDDTAWRPHAEIGHPGGGSAADPREIEALRRWASQRLSENPRGLFLRFHNPSAETVQGTLEGQRFVPTGLKALDLPCACVTWLDQQRIAFEVPPGSSYTLVFRRRLLTDFLGLAIDDGERFRFAVAELGERTVLAQRHGTWQIADHEEESLPSIVLWHDEGATAEAARTDDRELREQLKALGYLD